One region of uncultured Sulfurimonas sp. genomic DNA includes:
- a CDS encoding flagellin, translating to MGFRINTNISAMNAHRNANQTNLGLDKSLNSLSSGLRINRAADDASGMAIADSLRQQSQGLGQAVANANDGIGIAQTADGALDEYVNIANTIRTKAIQAASDGQTLDTRKAIQADIDRLMEEAQNIASTTSFNGQTLLNGGYQNKSFHIGAYSGETVNISIDDSRTSKIGEFALAESTTGLTATTGQAGVSTVSLSVTVTSTDGTTSTSTGEVALTSGAHSSYEIAQMMVDAFNSDAQTDGTNARASVYELTSSTAGTAAYGVRVDSSDKFTTTEAGFTIGDATAGLTNNFSTIDVTTREKAEKAVIISDYALKDLDSRRSDIGSVQNQLESTIRNISVTQVNVAAAESQIRDVDFAQESANFSKLSILAQSGSYAMSQANSVQQNVMRLLQ from the coding sequence ATGGGATTTAGAATTAACACAAACATAAGTGCGATGAACGCACACAGAAATGCAAATCAAACTAACTTAGGACTTGATAAAAGTCTTAACTCACTTAGTTCAGGTTTAAGAATTAACAGAGCTGCAGATGATGCATCTGGTATGGCTATTGCGGATTCTCTTCGTCAACAATCACAAGGTCTTGGTCAAGCAGTTGCAAATGCAAATGATGGTATTGGTATAGCTCAAACAGCTGATGGTGCTTTAGATGAGTACGTTAATATTGCAAATACTATTAGAACTAAAGCTATTCAAGCTGCATCTGATGGTCAAACTTTAGATACTCGTAAAGCTATTCAAGCGGATATCGATAGACTTATGGAAGAGGCTCAAAATATTGCTTCAACAACTTCATTTAATGGTCAAACACTTTTAAATGGTGGTTACCAAAACAAATCATTTCATATTGGTGCATACTCTGGAGAGACTGTAAATATCTCAATAGATGATAGTAGAACTTCAAAAATTGGTGAGTTTGCTTTAGCAGAATCTACAACTGGTTTAACAGCTACTACAGGTCAAGCTGGTGTTAGTACAGTTTCTCTTAGTGTAACTGTAACAAGTACAGATGGAACTACTTCTACATCAACTGGTGAGGTAGCTCTTACTTCAGGTGCTCACTCAAGTTATGAGATTGCACAAATGATGGTTGATGCATTTAACTCGGATGCACAAACAGATGGTACAAATGCAAGAGCTAGTGTATATGAACTTACATCTTCAACTGCAGGAACAGCGGCTTATGGTGTTAGAGTAGATTCTAGTGATAAATTTACTACTACTGAAGCAGGTTTTACTATCGGAGATGCTACTGCTGGTTTAACTAACAACTTTAGTACTATTGATGTTACAACTAGAGAAAAAGCAGAAAAAGCGGTAATTATTTCTGATTATGCTCTTAAAGATTTAGATTCTAGAAGATCAGATATAGGTTCTGTTCAAAATCAACTTGAATCAACTATTAGAAATATATCTGTAACTCAGGTAAATGTTGCGGCTGCAGAATCTCAAATTCGTGATGTTGACTTTGCGCAGGAGAGTGCAAACTTTTCTAAACTTAGTATCTTAGCTCAATCTGGTTCTTATGCTATGAGTCAAGCTAACTCAGTTCAACAAAATGTAATGCGTTTACTTCAATAG
- a CDS encoding biotin synthase: MNEKIFLCSICNINSGTCNEDCKFCSQSVRYKANIERYKQKDIESILKEALTARDNGALGFCLVTSEKGLNDKSLDFVCNIAKILTKEVPELRLIACNGTATLEQLLTLKDAGIKAYNHNLETSREFYDKICTTHSWDERYETCQNVNKAGLVLISGGIFGLGESDEDRVSMLKSLNSLNPTSVPINFYHHNEALELKPNSLDIEEAFLLIKLTRDTIPHADRIMIAGGRELMFGDRQNEIFNYGANSIVIGNYLTTNGRTMSKDLDMLQSLNLKVAKTV; this comes from the coding sequence ATGAATGAAAAGATTTTTTTATGTTCTATTTGCAACATAAATAGTGGAACTTGTAATGAAGACTGCAAATTTTGTTCACAAAGCGTTAGATACAAAGCAAATATAGAGCGCTACAAACAAAAAGATATAGAGAGCATTTTAAAAGAAGCCTTAACTGCTAGAGATAACGGTGCTTTAGGTTTTTGCCTTGTTACTTCTGAGAAAGGCTTAAATGACAAAAGTCTTGATTTTGTATGCAATATAGCAAAAATTTTAACAAAAGAAGTGCCAGAACTTAGACTTATAGCGTGTAATGGAACAGCGACTTTAGAACAACTTTTGACACTTAAAGATGCTGGCATAAAAGCATATAACCATAACCTAGAAACATCAAGAGAGTTTTATGATAAAATCTGTACCACTCACTCTTGGGATGAGCGTTATGAGACTTGTCAAAATGTAAATAAAGCAGGTTTAGTTCTTATAAGTGGCGGGATTTTTGGTCTTGGAGAGAGTGATGAAGACAGAGTATCGATGTTAAAATCTCTAAACTCTTTAAATCCAACTTCCGTACCTATTAACTTCTACCATCACAATGAAGCTTTGGAATTAAAACCAAACTCCCTTGATATTGAAGAAGCTTTTTTACTTATAAAACTAACTAGAGATACCATTCCTCATGCAGATAGAATTATGATAGCTGGAGGAAGAGAGTTAATGTTTGGAGATAGACAAAATGAAATCTTTAACTATGGTGCAAATTCTATAGTTATAGGAAATTATCTTACTACAAATGGCAGAACTATGAGTAAAGACTTAGATATGCTACAATCTCTAAATTTAAAAGTTGCAAAAACTGTTTAA
- a CDS encoding NAD(P)-binding domain-containing protein — protein sequence MSHLYNLAIIGAGPAGIATAVEGYLQGIRDIVLLEKDQNHNSTIRKYYKDNKRVDKDWKGQKVELDGRIYFVDGTKETTLDFFDEILDHHSVELQTHVEVQSIEKKEHYFEVFMAGKSIRAKNVVVTIGRMGKPNKPSYKIPSGIKKRVGYTLDDCSEGEKILVVGGGDSAVEYAVDLSEKNDVSICYRRETFRRANPTNQRNIANAIMHKEIRPILGVNIDGLEDANGQIKVLFHEIEDEIFDRVIYAIGGTTPSAFLSSSGIEEVDGKPVHDENYETNIRGMFVAGDITQESGGSIALGLNHGYAIACYIQGGDQLQQD from the coding sequence ATGAGTCATCTATACAATTTAGCCATTATTGGTGCTGGTCCTGCTGGAATTGCAACCGCAGTTGAGGGTTACTTGCAAGGAATTAGAGATATAGTGCTACTTGAAAAAGATCAAAATCACAATTCTACTATTCGTAAATATTATAAAGACAATAAAAGAGTAGATAAAGATTGGAAGGGGCAAAAAGTAGAGTTAGATGGTAGGATTTACTTTGTAGATGGTACAAAAGAGACTACTTTAGACTTCTTTGATGAGATACTAGATCATCACTCTGTGGAGCTTCAAACACACGTAGAGGTCCAATCCATTGAAAAAAAAGAGCACTATTTTGAAGTTTTTATGGCTGGTAAAAGTATAAGAGCAAAAAATGTAGTTGTAACCATAGGTAGAATGGGAAAACCAAATAAGCCTAGTTATAAAATCCCATCAGGAATTAAAAAGAGAGTAGGCTACACTCTTGATGATTGTTCAGAGGGTGAAAAAATTCTTGTAGTAGGTGGCGGAGATAGCGCAGTTGAATATGCAGTCGATTTAAGTGAAAAAAATGATGTTTCGATTTGTTATAGAAGAGAGACTTTTAGACGTGCAAATCCTACTAACCAAAGAAATATAGCAAATGCGATTATGCATAAAGAAATCAGACCAATACTTGGTGTAAATATTGATGGCTTAGAAGATGCAAATGGTCAAATTAAAGTACTATTTCATGAAATCGAAGATGAGATTTTTGATAGAGTTATTTATGCTATTGGTGGAACTACACCAAGTGCTTTTCTTAGTTCTTCAGGGATTGAAGAAGTTGATGGAAAGCCTGTTCATGATGAAAACTATGAAACAAATATCAGAGGAATGTTTGTAGCTGGAGACATTACTCAAGAATCAGGTGGAAGTATAGCGCTTGGGTTAAATCATGGTTATGCTATAGCTTGTTATATTCAAGGCGGAGATCAACTCCAACAAGATTAA
- a CDS encoding YfcE family phosphodiesterase has product MKIGVISDTHRKVKMAKDALKHLIKEGAEFIIHAGDIVEVDTLELLKNCGLRYVAVYGNNDAHLAEFHSKYNLVQEPHYFKLADTKFKLMHMPYYMAPDADVVVFGHTHIFESDFKNSTLFLNSGEVCARNKSISEFAMLEIKEASFKVTYYTKDKKEESVKKQKFLYERIKTA; this is encoded by the coding sequence ATGAAAATAGGCGTAATTTCTGATACTCATAGAAAAGTCAAAATGGCAAAAGATGCGCTAAAGCACCTCATAAAAGAGGGTGCTGAGTTTATTATTCATGCTGGGGATATAGTAGAAGTTGATACTTTAGAGCTTTTGAAAAACTGTGGATTAAGATATGTTGCAGTTTATGGAAACAATGATGCGCATCTAGCCGAGTTTCACTCTAAGTACAACTTAGTTCAAGAACCACACTACTTTAAACTTGCAGATACTAAGTTTAAACTAATGCATATGCCTTACTATATGGCTCCAGATGCGGATGTCGTTGTTTTTGGTCATACACATATATTTGAGAGTGATTTCAAAAATTCAACTCTATTTTTAAATTCTGGCGAAGTTTGTGCAAGAAACAAATCTATCTCAGAGTTTGCAATGCTTGAAATCAAAGAAGCATCCTTTAAAGTAACTTACTACACAAAAGACAAAAAAGAAGAAAGTGTCAAAAAGCAAAAATTTTTATACGAAAGAATTAAAACAGCGTAA
- a CDS encoding AMMECR1 domain-containing protein, giving the protein MSSRSVLLQLARESIQEVFEAKRTINKASLLQEHPLLNEKIATTVNLYLFNELRGSCASTEATKSLLEDIIHNAKKSAFEDSNFSPLTTSEYLSCEVELLLNTPDGVMSEKDKAIAKN; this is encoded by the coding sequence ATGAGTTCTCGTTCTGTTTTACTCCAACTTGCTCGTGAGTCTATTCAAGAGGTTTTTGAGGCTAAAAGAACAATCAACAAAGCTTCACTTTTGCAAGAGCATCCACTTCTAAATGAAAAAATTGCAACAACTGTAAACTTATATCTTTTTAATGAGCTAAGAGGTTCATGCGCTTCCACAGAAGCAACAAAGAGCCTCTTAGAAGATATTATACACAATGCTAAAAAATCTGCTTTTGAAGATAGTAATTTTTCTCCGCTTACAACTTCTGAATATTTAAGTTGCGAAGTAGAGTTACTGCTCAATACCCCAGATGGAGTAATGAGTGAGAAAGATAAGGCTATTGCAAAAAATTAA
- a CDS encoding cation:proton antiporter has product MIDNVVLITTISLIIIFTPFFAKLLKLPTTPIEIILGSILGYIGFLHSEHLFDIVAELGFLYLMFIAGTEINLKKVIKTPAHIMKKVIFYLIILYAFSILISLYLDLGKIFMVLLPLISVGLVATLSKEYGKTPWLSVSMTAGGIGEVVSIGFLTLTSAALSSGFGLGLVKTIFALMLFLLFMFVLFRAMELLFWWFPGVSTALMPLKDNKEQDIRLSMGIFFLLVGAMLYLHLELAFGAFLAGIFIPTFFEHKHELPEKLASYGFGFLIPIFFIHIGSSFNLEALSMDGLIYKAFIIAIFMIIMRVIASLVFIKELGAIDAILMGLSHSMPLTLLIAMATLAYNASSIDTLHYYAFILAALFQVISVMIIIKLINNYKLKKESL; this is encoded by the coding sequence TTGATAGACAATGTTGTTTTAATTACTACCATTTCTCTCATCATAATTTTTACTCCATTTTTTGCAAAGCTTTTAAAGCTTCCAACAACTCCTATAGAAATCATACTTGGTTCTATTTTAGGTTACATTGGATTTTTACATAGTGAGCATCTCTTTGATATAGTTGCAGAACTTGGATTTTTATATCTAATGTTTATAGCCGGTACTGAAATTAACTTAAAAAAAGTCATAAAAACACCTGCTCACATTATGAAAAAGGTTATCTTTTACCTCATTATTTTGTATGCATTTTCCATACTCATATCTCTTTATCTTGATCTTGGAAAGATTTTTATGGTGCTTCTTCCGCTTATATCGGTTGGTTTAGTAGCTACACTCTCCAAAGAGTATGGAAAAACTCCTTGGCTTAGTGTATCTATGACTGCTGGAGGAATTGGAGAAGTTGTTAGCATCGGATTTTTAACTCTAACATCCGCTGCACTTAGCTCTGGTTTTGGTTTGGGACTCGTAAAGACTATCTTTGCACTTATGCTTTTTTTACTTTTTATGTTTGTTTTATTTCGTGCAATGGAGCTTCTTTTTTGGTGGTTCCCAGGAGTATCTACAGCACTCATGCCTCTTAAAGATAACAAAGAACAAGATATTCGTTTATCTATGGGAATATTTTTTCTTCTTGTAGGTGCTATGCTTTATCTGCATCTAGAGCTTGCTTTTGGTGCATTCTTAGCTGGGATATTTATACCAACATTTTTTGAACATAAACACGAACTTCCAGAAAAACTTGCATCCTATGGTTTTGGATTTTTAATCCCCATATTTTTCATCCATATTGGAAGTTCGTTTAATCTTGAAGCATTATCTATGGATGGTTTAATCTACAAAGCTTTTATCATTGCAATATTTATGATTATTATGAGAGTTATTGCATCTTTAGTATTTATAAAAGAGCTTGGAGCTATAGATGCCATACTTATGGGTCTCTCTCACTCTATGCCTCTAACTCTACTAATCGCTATGGCTACACTAGCCTACAATGCATCTAGCATAGATACTCTTCACTACTATGCTTTCATTTTAGCTGCACTATTTCAAGTTATAAGTGTTATGATTATTATCAAGCTTATAAATAACTATAAGCTCAAAAAGGAGTCATTATGA
- a CDS encoding class I SAM-dependent methyltransferase, producing MPRIDNKRFYTSAINKYGVSAKGVNWNSKESQNIRFKIILEMLPQDMSSFTLVDAGCGFGDFYLYAQKQDRLAKEYIGIDSLVDMHSIASKRTGCKILIADICKDKIPNASYYICSGAMNVLQDFETYLFMKNCFEASELGFIFNILHGTKNTQTYNYLTKTKIEQIASDIGVKNIKIKDNYLKNDITVGFFK from the coding sequence ATGCCACGTATAGACAATAAAAGATTTTACACCTCTGCAATAAACAAATACGGAGTTAGTGCAAAAGGTGTAAATTGGAACTCAAAAGAGTCTCAAAATATCAGATTTAAAATTATTTTAGAGATGCTACCTCAAGATATGAGTAGCTTTACTCTTGTAGATGCTGGATGTGGATTTGGTGATTTTTATCTATATGCACAAAAACAAGATAGATTGGCAAAAGAGTATATTGGTATAGATTCTTTAGTAGATATGCACTCTATAGCTTCCAAAAGAACAGGCTGTAAAATACTTATAGCAGACATTTGCAAAGATAAAATTCCTAATGCATCTTACTATATATGTAGTGGTGCAATGAATGTTCTTCAAGATTTTGAAACTTATCTTTTTATGAAAAACTGCTTTGAAGCATCTGAGTTAGGTTTTATTTTCAATATACTCCATGGCACAAAAAACACTCAAACATATAACTATCTAACGAAAACTAAAATAGAGCAAATCGCTTCTGATATTGGTGTTAAAAATATCAAGATAAAAGATAACTATCTAAAAAATGATATTACTGTTGGTTTTTTTAAATAA
- a CDS encoding OmpA family protein — protein sequence MKFFLLIFTLVFYVFASDANIDKNSEFAHIQPVAVEEAPVVKVVEEAPLDVNINETQNKETLDIKQDADKDGVVDADDKCPNTKTGIQVDARGCELDSDGDGIVDSKDQCPGTSKEFSVDGYGCPQTATLKVNFESSKYNVSDELIDDLKNFALFLKKNPTYQVIIYGYTDSSGSNVANKKLSQNRANAVKEALSRYDIKTTRMTAIGKGEANPIADNAHEEGRAKNRRIEVELLQ from the coding sequence ATGAAATTTTTTCTACTGATTTTTACTTTAGTTTTTTATGTTTTTGCATCCGATGCTAACATAGATAAAAATAGCGAATTTGCTCATATACAACCTGTTGCAGTTGAAGAAGCTCCTGTTGTAAAAGTTGTTGAAGAAGCTCCTTTAGATGTTAATATAAATGAGACTCAAAACAAAGAAACACTAGATATCAAACAAGATGCAGATAAAGATGGTGTTGTAGATGCTGATGATAAGTGCCCAAATACAAAAACAGGCATACAAGTTGATGCTAGAGGTTGTGAACTCGATAGTGATGGCGATGGCATAGTTGATTCTAAAGATCAATGCCCAGGTACAAGTAAAGAATTTAGCGTAGATGGTTATGGCTGTCCTCAAACTGCTACACTAAAAGTAAACTTTGAATCAAGCAAATATAATGTTTCAGATGAACTTATAGATGACCTTAAAAACTTTGCACTTTTTTTGAAAAAAAACCCTACTTATCAAGTTATTATTTATGGATACACAGATAGCTCAGGTAGCAATGTAGCAAATAAAAAACTATCTCAAAATAGAGCAAATGCTGTAAAAGAAGCGCTTTCTCGTTATGACATCAAAACTACTAGAATGACTGCTATTGGTAAAGGTGAAGCCAATCCTATAGCTGACAATGCGCATGAAGAGGGACGTGCAAAAAACAGACGTATTGAAGTAGAACTACTTCAGTAG
- the topA gene encoding type I DNA topoisomerase produces the protein MNLIIVESPAKAKTIKNFLGKDYEVIASKGHIRDLPKSRFGITVDEDNQLVPAYSVAKENAPTVKEIKTLAKKADIIYIATDEDREGEAIGWHIAHAIKKDPEELPRIVFHEITNSAIKHALENARKIDMKMVNAQQARRMLDRVVGYKLSPLLSSKIQKGLSGGRVQSSTLKLVVDREREIKAFIPVEYWSIDTMFKKDIDATLISHKGDKLSKLSIENKTKADAITKSVKADTFTISKIETKQRKTATPPPFMTSTLQQTASSKLGFTPKKTMMVAQALYEGVKTPDGTSGVITYMRTDSLNMAAEAVGAVRGIIENRYGEKYLPKEPKTYGKKAKGAQEAHEAIRPTMLHFTPEVAQSFLKADEIKLYRLIYERFMACQMNDALFEQQSIIFSGNENEYRASGRKLIFDGFYAVLGNEDKDKLLPTLKEGEKADIQSIKPEQHFTEPPARYSEASLIKKLESEGVGRPSTYAPTIATLSGRTYVTIEKKQIIPTEMAFTVTEMLEKNFANIVDISFTANMEEKLDEISDGDTDWQKLLSDFYFPFMDQIAEGKEKIISLKLAKPLGRTCPKCGEHELLLRSGRFGNFIACSGFPKCKYTEQCDAEGNTVEKKEEKAGEKCDKCGSDMVVKNGRNGQFLACSNYPDCKNTKSIDVESKVSEAPCPDCGGEISLKNSRRGPFWGCANYPDCKFISKFEPTTIKCKEKGCKGVLAERTYRNKDIYECVKCKARTPRGDEEAK, from the coding sequence TTGAACTTAATTATTGTCGAGTCACCAGCTAAAGCAAAGACTATTAAAAACTTTTTAGGTAAAGATTATGAAGTTATAGCATCTAAAGGTCACATTAGAGATTTGCCTAAATCTCGTTTTGGAATTACAGTAGATGAGGACAATCAACTTGTCCCTGCTTATAGTGTTGCAAAAGAGAATGCTCCAACCGTTAAAGAAATTAAGACACTAGCAAAAAAAGCTGATATCATCTATATCGCAACCGATGAGGATCGTGAGGGTGAAGCTATTGGTTGGCATATAGCTCACGCTATAAAAAAGGACCCCGAAGAACTTCCTCGTATAGTTTTTCACGAGATTACAAACAGTGCAATCAAACACGCTCTTGAGAATGCAAGAAAAATAGATATGAAGATGGTAAACGCACAACAAGCTCGTCGTATGCTTGACCGCGTTGTTGGATACAAACTATCTCCACTTCTAAGTTCTAAAATCCAAAAAGGTCTCTCTGGTGGGCGTGTTCAATCCTCAACTCTAAAACTTGTAGTTGATCGTGAGAGAGAGATAAAAGCATTTATCCCTGTTGAGTACTGGTCTATCGATACTATGTTTAAAAAAGACATAGATGCTACTCTTATCTCTCACAAGGGAGATAAACTCTCAAAGCTTTCTATTGAAAATAAAACAAAAGCAGATGCAATAACAAAAAGTGTTAAAGCAGACACTTTTACTATCTCCAAAATTGAAACAAAACAGAGAAAAACAGCAACTCCACCACCTTTTATGACTTCTACTTTGCAACAGACTGCATCTAGTAAGTTAGGATTTACTCCTAAAAAAACTATGATGGTGGCTCAAGCTCTTTATGAAGGTGTAAAAACGCCTGATGGAACAAGTGGTGTTATAACTTATATGAGAACTGACTCACTAAATATGGCGGCTGAGGCTGTTGGTGCAGTTCGTGGAATTATAGAAAATAGATATGGAGAAAAGTATCTCCCAAAAGAGCCAAAAACTTATGGTAAAAAAGCAAAAGGCGCACAAGAAGCTCACGAGGCTATCCGTCCTACAATGCTTCACTTTACACCTGAAGTTGCACAAAGTTTTTTAAAAGCTGATGAGATTAAACTTTACCGTCTAATCTATGAAAGATTTATGGCTTGTCAAATGAATGATGCACTCTTTGAGCAACAAAGCATTATCTTTAGTGGTAATGAAAATGAGTATAGAGCAAGTGGTAGAAAACTAATCTTTGATGGTTTTTATGCTGTACTTGGAAATGAAGACAAAGACAAACTTCTTCCAACTCTAAAAGAGGGTGAAAAAGCAGATATTCAAAGCATAAAGCCAGAACAACACTTTACAGAGCCACCTGCGAGATATTCTGAAGCATCTCTTATTAAAAAGTTAGAGTCTGAGGGTGTTGGTCGTCCATCTACCTACGCTCCAACTATTGCAACTCTTAGTGGTAGAACTTATGTAACTATTGAAAAAAAGCAGATTATTCCAACTGAGATGGCTTTTACTGTAACTGAGATGCTAGAGAAAAATTTTGCAAATATAGTAGATATATCTTTTACTGCAAACATGGAAGAAAAACTTGATGAGATTTCAGATGGAGATACTGACTGGCAAAAACTACTAAGTGACTTTTACTTTCCTTTTATGGATCAGATTGCTGAGGGTAAAGAGAAGATAATATCACTTAAACTTGCAAAACCATTAGGACGAACTTGTCCTAAGTGTGGAGAGCATGAACTTCTTCTTCGTTCTGGGCGTTTTGGTAACTTCATAGCTTGTAGCGGCTTTCCAAAGTGTAAATACACAGAACAATGTGATGCAGAGGGAAATACTGTAGAAAAAAAAGAAGAAAAAGCAGGTGAAAAATGTGATAAATGTGGTAGTGATATGGTAGTTAAAAATGGTCGTAACGGTCAATTTTTAGCTTGTAGTAACTATCCTGATTGTAAAAACACTAAGAGCATAGATGTTGAGAGCAAAGTAAGTGAAGCTCCTTGTCCTGATTGTGGTGGAGAAATCAGTCTTAAAAATTCAAGACGCGGTCCATTTTGGGGATGTGCAAACTATCCTGATTGTAAATTTATCTCAAAATTTGAACCTACAACTATAAAGTGTAAAGAGAAGGGCTGTAAGGGAGTTTTAGCTGAGAGAACTTACAGAAATAAAGATATTTATGAGTGTGTAAAATGTAAAGCTCGTACACCACGAGGCGATGAAGAGGCTAAATAA